In Pseudomonas lutea, the genomic stretch AAGCCTGGATCTGCCTGCCCCTGTTGGCGTTGGTTCTCACCGGTTGCGCCGGCAAAACGGCCTACCGTGACAGTTGTGCGACCAACCTTGACGGCGCCTGGCACGAGCTTGATCTGGCCAAGGCCGAAGGTTTCGCCGGCACGGTCAGCTACTCCAAGGCGCTGTCGTTGCTGACTGGCGCCAAGACCCAGCAGCAGTTCGAGGCCTTCGAGGGTTGTTCCGAGAAAGCCGAGAAAGCCCGCTTCTACATCCGTGAGTCCCGCGCCGGTCGTTGATCCGCTGTTGCCCGCGCGGTGCATGCCACCGCGATGCGGCCCTCCAATTCCCCCATCTCACTCTGGCGAAAAGGCCTACGCTGACTTTACAGTGGCTGCACGTCTGGCATTTGTTGCAGTCCTATCAGCCATGAGCAGTCGCCTGGGGAGGCCTTCCGATGGGCAGAAAACTGGATGCGTGTCTCAACGCAGTCAACGAAGTGGTGCTGGGCAAGGAACCTCAGGTCAGGCTCGCGTTGACCTGCCTGCTGGGCGGCGGGCATCTTCTGATTGAAGATTTGCCCGGCATGGGCAAGACGACCCTGAGCCACACCCTGGCCCGGGTGCTCGGCCTGAGCTTTCAGCGCATTCAATTCACTTCCGATCTGCTGCCGGGGGACATCCTCGGCACCTCGGTGTTTGACCGGGAGACCGGGCAATTCACTTTTCACCCCGGACCGATCTTCGCCGAACTGGTGCTGGCGGACGAAATCAACCGCGCCACCCCCAAGAGCCAAAGCGCGCTGCTGGAAGCCATGGAAGAGGGGCAGGTCACCATCGAGGGCGCCACGCGCCTGTTGCCGGACCCGTTTTTTGTCATCGCCACACAGAACCCCTTCAGTCAGGGCGGAACGTTCGCGTTGCCCGAATCGCAGCTGGACCGTTTTTTAATGCGCCTTTCGCTGGGCTATCCCGCCCG encodes the following:
- a CDS encoding AAA family ATPase, producing MGRKLDACLNAVNEVVLGKEPQVRLALTCLLGGGHLLIEDLPGMGKTTLSHTLARVLGLSFQRIQFTSDLLPGDILGTSVFDRETGQFTFHPGPIFAELVLADEINRATPKSQSALLEAMEEGQVTIEGATRLLPDPFFVIATQNPFSQGGTFALPESQLDRFLMRLSLGYPARAAEKALLLGESRRDLLPRIEPLLDHAELALLQQEARQVRASDALVDYVLRLVDATRSQPQFAYGLSPRASLAVLSAARAWALLAGRDYVIPEDVQAILPAVIGHRLRERTDPTGHGGGALVQWLLREVPVL